A part of Thermoflexus sp. genomic DNA contains:
- a CDS encoding alpha/beta hydrolase has product MGKRGVRAGLIGLGLMVGIGGLLGRPLTMVEAQGLSAGSWESWTVEWRGEAHEVRVYRPVGFPAHRPYPVVYLLSGWAMGLGMWERPDLQQAADAAHVLLVALQGEEDGVPSYYSIYSGLPWPGGSAWQASFYDWFFQGVLPWVERRYPVRRDAGGRALVGFSMGGKGAFSLAAHRPDQFAAAVSIGGVLDLTLHHSEALRAVYGPPGANPFRYAADNPVELAPNLKGLSLLILHGAADPEVSPVHSRRMHEILQALGYPHVWEEIPGMGHELSPYAIERAFAVLREAFERPRAVPSSWRYRFAVATVRTVYRMTMIKSDPAAWSEVQMISAEELEIQTDDPLLLITPPVYARGARVRIQVWNRETGALAQQQERPALNGRVRLELPAGHWLIRLQPLRLPPSTPKRMAPMAGMDGIFVRKPGCLEEDVICYMLR; this is encoded by the coding sequence ATGGGAAAGCGTGGGGTTCGGGCTGGCCTGATCGGGCTGGGACTGATGGTGGGGATCGGCGGGCTTCTGGGAAGGCCCCTGACGATGGTGGAGGCCCAGGGGCTGTCGGCGGGGAGCTGGGAGAGCTGGACCGTCGAGTGGCGGGGGGAGGCCCATGAGGTGCGGGTCTACCGCCCGGTCGGTTTCCCGGCCCATCGACCCTACCCGGTGGTTTATCTGCTCTCCGGCTGGGCGATGGGGTTAGGCATGTGGGAACGACCAGATCTCCAGCAGGCCGCCGATGCCGCCCATGTCCTGCTGGTGGCGCTGCAGGGGGAGGAGGATGGGGTTCCTTCGTATTACTCGATCTATTCAGGCCTCCCATGGCCCGGAGGATCCGCCTGGCAGGCATCGTTCTATGACTGGTTCTTCCAGGGGGTCCTTCCCTGGGTGGAACGCCGCTATCCGGTGCGACGGGATGCGGGCGGGCGGGCGCTGGTGGGCTTCTCTATGGGCGGAAAGGGGGCGTTCTCCCTGGCCGCCCACCGGCCGGATCAGTTTGCCGCGGCCGTATCCATCGGTGGGGTGCTGGATCTCACCCTTCACCATTCCGAGGCCCTTCGGGCGGTCTACGGGCCCCCGGGCGCGAACCCGTTCCGCTATGCGGCGGACAACCCGGTGGAACTGGCTCCGAATTTAAAGGGATTATCGCTGCTGATCCTCCACGGCGCGGCCGATCCGGAGGTCAGCCCAGTTCACAGCCGGCGGATGCATGAGATCCTTCAGGCCCTGGGCTACCCCCATGTCTGGGAGGAGATCCCGGGCATGGGCCATGAGCTCAGCCCTTATGCGATCGAGCGGGCCTTCGCGGTATTGCGCGAGGCCTTCGAACGCCCGCGCGCCGTTCCTTCCTCCTGGCGCTATCGCTTCGCGGTCGCGACGGTGCGAACCGTTTACCGGATGACCATGATCAAGAGCGATCCGGCCGCATGGTCGGAGGTGCAAATGATCTCCGCGGAAGAACTGGAAATCCAGACCGACGATCCGCTCCTTCTCATCACCCCGCCGGTGTATGCCCGGGGCGCCCGGGTGCGAATTCAGGTGTGGAATCGCGAGACGGGCGCTCTGGCGCAGCAACAGGAACGTCCGGCCCTGAACGGCCGCGTGCGGCTGGAGCTCCCGGCCGGGCACTGGTTGATCCGGCTTCAGCCGCTTCGCCTCCCGCC
- a CDS encoding SIS domain-containing protein: MWVQWIEEYFNGIHRALEALPREILLQIIAQIEAAARDGRMIFLCGNGGSAATASHFACDLAKGTRQSNGPMVRAMALTDNVPLLTAWANDTEYRRVFAEQLRPLIRPGDLLIAISGSGNSPNVLEAVRVAREAGAFTIGLTGFQGGKLRDLADLCLIVPSDCMEQIEDVHLILHHTITTVLRRTWEGAFAAAPILREEPLLDASRVPGP; encoded by the coding sequence ATGTGGGTCCAGTGGATCGAAGAGTATTTCAATGGGATTCATCGGGCGCTCGAGGCGCTGCCCCGCGAGATCCTGCTGCAGATCATCGCGCAGATCGAGGCGGCCGCCCGGGACGGGCGCATGATCTTCCTCTGTGGGAACGGGGGAAGCGCGGCTACCGCCTCTCATTTCGCCTGCGACCTCGCCAAAGGCACCCGCCAGTCCAACGGGCCGATGGTCCGCGCGATGGCCCTCACCGACAACGTCCCCCTGCTTACCGCGTGGGCCAACGACACCGAATATCGCCGGGTGTTCGCCGAGCAGCTGCGCCCCCTGATCCGACCGGGGGATCTGCTGATCGCCATCAGCGGCAGCGGGAACTCCCCCAACGTCCTGGAGGCCGTGCGGGTCGCCCGGGAGGCCGGCGCGTTCACCATCGGCCTCACCGGCTTTCAGGGAGGGAAGCTGCGCGATCTGGCGGATCTGTGCCTGATCGTCCCCAGCGACTGCATGGAGCAGATCGAGGATGTCCATCTGATCCTGCACCACACCATCACCACCGTGCTGCGGCGGACATGGGAGGGCGCTTTCGCCGCGGCGCCGATCCTGCGGGAGGAGCCCCTGCTCGATGCGAGCCGTGTTCCTGGACCGTGA
- a CDS encoding acyltransferase, which produces MSRWPRRWVEGLDLYIQTQSTGWASYFLEQLVMGLLRDLPGLAGIGLRGLAYRLLLNARGFPYIARGVRLAQPRRITLGRGVYLDEGVYLHACPNGIIIGDGTVIMHGSVLHVYNFRGLPHAGITIGRRCFIGEYNVIRGQGGVTIGDFVYTGPLVQILAVNHVFQDPHRLIAEQGITARGIVIEDDVWLGGGAVILDGVRIGRGAVVGAGAVVTEDLPPYAIAVGVPARVVGSRLDRPRSIEGPVFHGGLPAVQTTVLAQEESV; this is translated from the coding sequence ATGTCCCGCTGGCCGCGCCGCTGGGTTGAAGGGCTGGACCTCTATATCCAGACCCAATCCACCGGTTGGGCGTCCTATTTCCTGGAACAGCTGGTGATGGGGCTGCTCCGGGATCTCCCTGGACTGGCGGGGATCGGGCTGCGAGGGCTGGCCTATCGCTTGCTTCTGAACGCCCGGGGCTTCCCCTACATCGCCCGGGGGGTGCGCCTCGCTCAGCCCCGGCGGATCACCCTGGGGCGGGGGGTCTACCTGGATGAGGGCGTTTACCTCCATGCCTGCCCGAACGGCATCATCATCGGCGATGGGACGGTGATCATGCACGGGTCGGTGCTGCATGTCTACAACTTCCGGGGCCTGCCGCACGCGGGCATTACCATCGGGCGGCGGTGCTTCATCGGGGAATACAACGTCATCCGGGGCCAGGGCGGCGTGACCATCGGGGATTTCGTCTACACCGGCCCGCTGGTTCAGATCCTGGCCGTCAACCATGTCTTCCAGGACCCCCATCGACTGATCGCGGAACAGGGGATCACGGCCCGGGGGATCGTCATTGAAGACGATGTCTGGTTGGGGGGCGGGGCGGTGATCCTCGATGGGGTGCGCATTGGGCGGGGCGCGGTGGTGGGCGCGGGGGCGGTGGTGACGGAGGATCTGCCCCCCTACGCGATCGCCGTCGGCGTCCCGGCACGGGTGGTGGGCAGCCGGCTGGATCGCCCCCGCTCGATCGAGGGCCCTGTCTTCCACGGCGGCCTCCCGGCGGTTCAAACGACGGTTCTTGCTCAGGAGGAATCCGTATGA
- a CDS encoding glycosyltransferase family 2 protein: MSTLSIVIPAYNEEGAIQAVLDRIRRIGPALREAGLSEWEILVVDDGSRDRTAEIVAAYPEVRLIRHPVNRGYGAALKTGFAHARGEWLAFLDADATYPPEALPELYRVARASGADLVVGSRMDRPDSEMPRVRRIGNWGFAFLLRLLGGTAVRDSASGMRLLRREILERLYPLPDGLNFTPAMSARAIYENIRMVEVPIPYRERLGQSKLHPLRDGVRFLHAIVWTVFTYNPVRVFGIAGFGLGLIGLALGGSAILWPGPGGWPFPRLFAAVVLAALGLHLFAVGTLFNYIVSLFHKRPIRQGVFGWPLFRRPLEQRFLPMGLLSILLGIGLYGWAVIARLTAPPFPAPWFVPAVSALAVIMGVDLLTAGILVRALAELHQRELRARQDLEGGLARVAPTEPIPQPASISHPA; this comes from the coding sequence ATGAGCACGCTGTCCATCGTGATCCCCGCTTACAACGAGGAGGGTGCCATCCAGGCGGTGCTGGATCGGATCCGGAGGATCGGGCCGGCGCTTCGAGAGGCCGGCTTGAGCGAATGGGAGATCCTGGTGGTGGATGATGGATCCCGGGATCGCACGGCCGAGATCGTGGCCGCCTATCCAGAGGTCCGACTGATCCGTCACCCGGTCAACCGGGGATATGGAGCGGCGCTCAAAACCGGTTTCGCCCACGCCCGGGGGGAGTGGCTGGCCTTCCTGGATGCGGATGCTACGTATCCACCTGAAGCGCTTCCAGAGCTCTACCGCGTCGCCCGGGCGAGTGGAGCCGATCTGGTCGTGGGATCCCGCATGGATCGCCCGGATTCGGAGATGCCACGGGTCCGTCGGATCGGCAACTGGGGGTTCGCCTTCCTGCTCCGGCTGCTGGGGGGGACAGCGGTCCGCGACAGCGCCAGCGGCATGCGGCTGCTGCGGCGGGAAATCCTGGAGCGCCTGTATCCGCTGCCGGATGGCCTGAATTTCACCCCAGCGATGAGCGCCCGCGCGATCTATGAGAACATCCGGATGGTGGAGGTGCCGATCCCCTATCGCGAGCGCCTGGGCCAGTCGAAACTGCATCCGCTGCGGGATGGCGTGCGGTTCCTCCATGCGATCGTCTGGACCGTGTTCACCTACAATCCGGTGCGGGTGTTTGGGATAGCGGGGTTCGGGCTCGGGCTGATCGGCCTGGCCCTGGGAGGGAGCGCCATCCTGTGGCCGGGCCCAGGCGGATGGCCCTTCCCGCGCCTGTTTGCCGCGGTGGTGCTGGCCGCCCTCGGGCTGCATCTCTTCGCCGTGGGGACGCTGTTCAATTACATCGTCTCGCTGTTCCACAAGCGCCCGATCCGTCAGGGGGTATTCGGCTGGCCCCTGTTCCGCCGCCCTCTGGAGCAGCGCTTCCTGCCGATGGGCCTCCTCAGCATCCTTCTCGGCATAGGCCTATACGGGTGGGCGGTGATCGCGCGGCTGACCGCGCCCCCCTTCCCCGCCCCATGGTTTGTCCCCGCGGTCAGCGCCCTCGCGGTGATCATGGGGGTGGACCTCCTCACCGCCGGGATCCTGGTCCGCGCCCTGGCGGAGCTCCACCAGCGGGAGCTCCGGGCCCGTCAGGATCTGGAAGGCGGGCTCGCCCGGGTTGCGCCGACGGAGCCCATCCCTCAACCGGCATCGATCTCCCATCCAGCGTAG
- a CDS encoding LamG domain-containing protein, which produces MSHPVLPAFRAAGGLLLLLFFLSAASPALRVRAAGDFSLRFYGNGGGDIDRVKILVEGRSINVGGDFTIEWWMKAQLSENPSSTCMSAPGDLWIFGNILFDRDVYGSGDYGDYGISLAGGRIAFGVNREGSGFTLCGSIPVADGNWHHIAVTRRQSDGRMQIFVDGQLDASGFGPPGDIRYRDGRSTSYPNDPYLVIGAEKHDIDRNTYPSYSGWIDEVRISRIVRYNGPFSPPTTPFTPDADTVALYPFDEGPAGPCTGGIVDATGANPGGCRYGSVDRPAGPVYSADTPFGTIAPPVILSGPMVTALATKAGVTWTTDVQASSEVRWGASCGAWSQERQDPTPARLHAIVLDGLSPSASYCVQVRSANAGGSTPWTPAGGLSFTTRAVEFRIYLPLIQK; this is translated from the coding sequence ATGAGCCATCCGGTCCTTCCGGCCTTTCGGGCGGCTGGCGGTTTGCTTCTCCTTTTGTTCTTCCTCTCCGCGGCCTCGCCGGCCTTGCGGGTGAGGGCGGCGGGAGACTTCTCCCTGCGCTTTTACGGGAACGGAGGAGGGGATATCGACCGGGTCAAGATCCTCGTGGAGGGGCGATCCATCAACGTCGGCGGGGATTTCACCATCGAGTGGTGGATGAAGGCCCAGCTGTCGGAAAACCCCAGCTCGACATGCATGTCCGCACCTGGAGATCTCTGGATCTTCGGCAACATCCTCTTCGATCGGGACGTCTACGGGTCGGGCGACTACGGGGATTACGGGATCTCTCTGGCCGGCGGGCGGATCGCCTTCGGGGTCAACCGGGAGGGAAGCGGGTTCACCCTGTGCGGATCCATCCCGGTAGCCGATGGGAACTGGCATCACATCGCGGTCACCCGTCGTCAGAGCGATGGGCGGATGCAGATCTTCGTGGACGGGCAGCTGGATGCCAGCGGCTTTGGGCCGCCGGGAGACATCCGGTATCGGGATGGCCGGAGCACTTCCTATCCCAACGACCCCTACCTGGTAATCGGTGCGGAGAAGCACGACATCGATCGCAACACCTACCCCTCCTATAGCGGATGGATCGACGAGGTGCGGATCTCCCGGATCGTGCGTTACAACGGGCCGTTCTCACCCCCCACGACACCTTTCACGCCGGATGCGGATACGGTCGCGCTGTATCCCTTCGACGAAGGGCCTGCGGGGCCCTGCACGGGGGGGATCGTGGATGCCACCGGCGCCAATCCGGGGGGATGCCGGTATGGATCCGTGGATCGGCCGGCCGGCCCGGTTTACAGCGCCGACACGCCTTTTGGGACGATCGCCCCGCCTGTGATCCTCTCCGGGCCGATGGTCACCGCGCTCGCCACGAAGGCTGGGGTGACCTGGACCACCGACGTGCAGGCCAGCAGCGAGGTGCGATGGGGGGCTTCCTGCGGAGCATGGAGCCAGGAACGTCAGGATCCCACGCCTGCCCGCTTGCATGCCATCGTCCTCGACGGGCTGAGCCCCAGCGCCAGCTATTGCGTTCAGGTTCGATCCGCCAACGCGGGGGGCAGCACACCGTGGACGCCGGCGGGGGGTCTGTCCTTCACCACCCGCGCCGTGGAGTTTCGGATCTACCTCCCGCTGATCCAGAAGTGA
- a CDS encoding HAD-IIIA family hydrolase produces the protein MRAVFLDRDGVICENRPDHVKSWAEFRFLPSALSALRRLADMPFPIIVVTNQAIVHRGMVPADVVDEIHTRMIQHVHRFGGRLDAVYYCPHRPEEGCFCRKPKPGLLLQAARDLGIQLEGSYLIGDALTDVEAALAAGCQPLLVRTGRGALHAELVLQRYPGVPILRDLLEAALWILRCEALIPIHRPPRMRDVPLAAPLG, from the coding sequence ATGCGAGCCGTGTTCCTGGACCGTGATGGCGTGATCTGTGAGAACCGCCCGGACCATGTGAAGTCCTGGGCGGAGTTCCGTTTCCTGCCCAGCGCGCTCTCCGCCCTGCGCCGCCTGGCGGATATGCCGTTCCCCATCATCGTGGTGACCAATCAGGCGATCGTCCATCGAGGGATGGTTCCGGCGGACGTGGTGGATGAGATCCACACCCGGATGATCCAGCACGTCCATCGGTTCGGGGGCCGGTTGGACGCGGTTTACTACTGTCCGCACCGGCCGGAGGAAGGCTGCTTCTGCCGCAAGCCGAAGCCCGGGCTTCTGCTCCAGGCCGCCCGGGACCTGGGGATCCAGCTGGAGGGCTCGTATCTGATCGGGGATGCCCTCACGGACGTGGAGGCCGCCCTGGCCGCCGGGTGCCAGCCGTTGCTGGTTCGAACCGGCCGGGGCGCGCTCCATGCGGAACTCGTGCTCCAGCGCTATCCCGGGGTTCCGATCTTACGGGATCTCCTGGAAGCGGCGCTGTGGATCCTGCGCTGCGAAGCGTTGATCCCGATCCATCGCCCACCGAGGATGAGGGATGTCCCGCTGGCCGCGCCGCTGGGTTGA